Genomic window (Candidatus Fokinia cryptica):
GAAATTCGGTAGAAATTGCGGTCATCGTACTTCTATGTTTAGAAATCTCCTTAAGTCTCTTATTATTCATGAAAAGATAGTTACAACCGTTGCTAAAGCTAAAGATGTAAGGCCTATGGTGGAGAAGTTGGTAACGAAATCCAGAATGGAGTCATTACATACTAGGCGATACGCTATATCTCTTTTAGGTGGTAATTGTACAGCGGTGAATAAGTTATTTACCCTTGGGGTTAAGTATAATTCTAGAAGTGGTGGATATACTAGAATCGTAAAGATTGGATACAGAAAAGGAGATTCAGCACCGTTAGCAGCTATTTCTTTTGTTTAGGCTTGTTAGCAGGTTACTAATTTTGGTGGAGCGTCATGCGAAAGCGTCGTTTTAAGTCGGATTTGCTATTTATTGATCAAATACCTTCTCTTAAATAAAGCTATTTCCTGTGTAATAATAGAGTGCAGTGAGCATATATTGCGTCTTCTGTAAAGATGCCGGTATTTTCGGTAGTGGTAGCTTTGATTGCGACGTCATTTTGTGAGATAAAAGTAAGACGTGCTATATGCTTTTTCATATCTTTTACATGAGATTGAATTTGCGGATGATCTGCTATGATCGATATGTCGATATTACTAATATTGTATCTTTTTTTCTTCATAAGCGTTACTGCGTGTTGTACGAAAATTTCAGATTTAGCATTTTTCCATTTTACATCATCGTTTAAAAATTTAGTGCCGATATCTGTTTCTCCTATTGCTCCTAGTATTGCGTCTGTAATTGCGTGCAATACAACATCTCCATCAGAATGGGCTATAATCTTATACATGCATTTAAGCATTGTACCTCCGATTGAGATCGTTTCATATTTTTCAGACTTTTTTAGTCTATGCACATCTATACCTGTTCCTACCCTAAAGACGTTATAATTTTTCGAATAATGTTTCGTATATTCTTCTGTCGCTATATGTTTTCTTGCCTTTTCTAATTGTTCAGGAAAGGTGATCTTAAAATTATTTAATTCTCCTTCTACCTTCAGTATCTTATAATTAGTTTTATGATGTTTATTAAAATAGTAGAGTAATCCAATATCGTCTATTTTTGCTTCATCTGGCATTTCATTTAGTTTTTGATAAACATTTTCTATTACTGGGAATTTAAAAATTTGAGGAGTTTGTATTGTATAATATTCTTCTCTTTTTCGCGATGATTCCTCTCCACTATGTAGTCTGATTGCATCCACAATTGGTAAAATTGGTTCTATAGCATCGTATTCGCTGTTGGAAGCTAAATATTGTAGCCAAGTGTTTACTGATTTGTGATTAAATAAAGGTCTTACAGAGTCATGTATTGCAACTATCAATTTACTCAATTTCTCTTCAGTATTCTTAACATGCTTTATTTGATATATTTCTCTTATTTTATTGATCGCATTCATTACAGAAAGTGCTCTAGTATTTCCACCACGTACTATTACAAGGTCTTTTTTGGATGCTTTGCGATATTTTGCTATAAGTTTATTATCTTGTATAAATGGTTCATTAAGAACTAATACAATGTATTTCAATGGTAATAACTGGAATTTTGATATAGTATGCTCCACCACGTCGCTACTGCGGTATAGCTTATGAAATTGCTTTGGTGTAACTTCATCGGAAAATCTTGCACCTTTCCCAGCTGCAAGTATTATACCTATATTATGCATTGAATCTTTAAGAGTGATTTAGCTCTTCAA
Coding sequences:
- the rplQ gene encoding 50S ribosomal protein L17 — its product is MRHRIGHRKFGRNCGHRTSMFRNLLKSLIIHEKIVTTVAKAKDVRPMVEKLVTKSRMESLHTRRYAISLLGGNCTAVNKLFTLGVKYNSRSGGYTRIVKIGYRKGDSAPLAAISFV
- the ispF gene encoding 2-C-methyl-D-erythritol 2,4-cyclodiphosphate synthase, with amino-acid sequence MHNIGIILAAGKGARFSDEVTPKQFHKLYRSSDVVEHTISKFQLLPLKYIVLVLNEPFIQDNKLIAKYRKASKKDLVIVRGGNTRALSVMNAINKIREIYQIKHVKNTEEKLSKLIVAIHDSVRPLFNHKSVNTWLQYLASNSEYDAIEPILPIVDAIRLHSGEESSRKREEYYTIQTPQIFKFPVIENVYQKLNEMPDEAKIDDIGLLYYFNKHHKTNYKILKVEGELNNFKITFPEQLEKARKHIATEEYTKHYSKNYNVFRVGTGIDVHRLKKSEKYETISIGGTMLKCMYKIIAHSDGDVVLHAITDAILGAIGETDIGTKFLNDDVKWKNAKSEIFVQHAVTLMKKKRYNISNIDISIIADHPQIQSHVKDMKKHIARLTFISQNDVAIKATTTENTGIFTEDAIYAHCTLLLHRK